Proteins encoded by one window of Microbacterium testaceum:
- the rpoC gene encoding DNA-directed RNA polymerase subunit beta' encodes MLESTTFDQIRIGLATADDIRRWSFGEVKKPETINYRTLKPEKDGLFGEQIFGPSRDWECACGKYKRVRFKGIVCERCGVEVTKSSVRRERMGHIELAAPVTHIWYFKGVPSRLGYLLDMAPKDLEKVIYFAAYMVISVDEDARHRDLATQENNIRLELKTLGDRRDARVAARLAKLEEELAALEAEGAKADQKKKVKDAAEKDMTAARKNADEQIAKLERVWEDFRTLEVGALKPEDDVFHELQDRFGQYFEAHMGAESIKRRLEAFDLQAEADSLHLQISEGKGQRKIRAIKRLKVVNSFLQTGMSPASMVLDVVPVIPPELRPMVQLDGGRFATSDLNDLYRRVINRNNRLRRLIDLGAPEIIVNNEKRMLQEAVDALFDNGRRGRPVTGTGNRALKSLSDMLKGKQGRFRQNLLGKRVDYSGRSVIIVGPQLKLHQCGLPKQMALELFKPFVIKRLIDLGHSQNIKAAKRAVERYRPEVWDVLEEIIRERPVLLNRAPTLHRLGIQAFEPQLVEGKAIQLHPLVCAAFNADFDGDQMAVHLPLSVEAQAEARVLMLASNNILKPSDGRPVTLPSQDMIIGLHHLTTLKEGAKGEGRAFGSVGEAILAKDEGTLDLQAKARIRIPGLTFLEGQAPEGYDVHGLVDASLGQAIFNDTLPKGYPFVREQADKGKLSQIVNKLAEEYPKVEVAASLDRIKDAGFYWATRSGVTVALSDILTPPNKAEIVAGYEKQAAKVQGQYEKGLTTDAERRQELIKIWTEATDEVQKAMRDNFPADNTINRMVSSGARGNWLQIRNIAGMRGLVNNPKGEIIPRPIISSYREGLSVAEYFIATHGARKGLADTALRTADSGYLTRRLVDVSQDVIIREEDCGTSKGLELPIAAADSTGSLVKDANVENSVFARTLATAVVDAQGTVLAEAGDDVGDVLIDKLVAGGVETIKVRSVLTCDSAVGVCAKCYGRSLATGKIVDIGEAVGIIAAQSIGEPGTQLTMRTFHTGGSASADDITQGLPRVQELFEARTPKGASPIAEADGRITIDETDKAKKVILTPDNGDEPVVYPVLKRATLLVEDGQHVSVGEPLQVGTLDPKEVMRVQGAREVQKYLVNGVQGVYRSQGVPIHDKHIEVIVRQMLRKVTVVDHADTDLLPGELVDFKRYQTINREAVGEGKRPASGRPELMGITKASLATESWLSAASFQETTRVLTQAAMEGKSDPLVGLKENVIIGKLIPAGTGLAKYRNVTVEATEEAKSERYPNRIFASDGAYSDADLSYVDFDSFSTDDFTPGTYN; translated from the coding sequence GTGCTCGAATCAACCACTTTCGATCAGATCCGTATCGGTCTGGCCACCGCCGACGACATCCGTCGTTGGTCCTTCGGTGAGGTCAAGAAGCCCGAGACGATCAACTACCGCACGCTGAAGCCCGAGAAGGACGGACTCTTCGGCGAGCAGATCTTCGGACCCTCCCGCGACTGGGAGTGCGCCTGCGGCAAGTACAAGCGGGTGCGCTTCAAGGGCATCGTCTGCGAGCGCTGCGGCGTCGAGGTCACCAAGAGCTCGGTCCGCCGCGAGCGCATGGGCCACATCGAGCTCGCCGCGCCCGTCACGCACATTTGGTACTTCAAGGGCGTGCCCTCGCGCCTCGGCTACCTGCTCGACATGGCGCCGAAGGACCTCGAGAAGGTCATCTACTTCGCCGCCTACATGGTGATCTCGGTTGACGAGGATGCTCGTCACCGCGACCTGGCCACGCAGGAGAACAACATCCGCCTCGAGCTGAAGACGCTCGGCGACCGTCGCGACGCCCGCGTCGCGGCCCGCCTCGCCAAGCTCGAGGAGGAGCTCGCCGCCCTCGAGGCGGAGGGCGCCAAGGCCGACCAGAAGAAGAAGGTCAAGGACGCCGCCGAGAAGGACATGACGGCGGCCCGCAAGAACGCCGACGAGCAGATCGCCAAGCTCGAGCGCGTGTGGGAGGACTTCCGCACGCTCGAGGTGGGCGCCCTGAAGCCCGAGGACGACGTGTTCCACGAGCTGCAGGACCGCTTCGGTCAGTACTTCGAGGCCCACATGGGCGCGGAGTCGATCAAGCGTCGCCTCGAGGCCTTCGACCTGCAGGCCGAGGCCGACAGCCTCCACCTGCAGATCTCCGAGGGCAAGGGCCAGCGCAAGATCCGCGCGATCAAGCGCCTCAAGGTCGTCAACTCGTTCCTGCAGACCGGCATGAGCCCGGCCTCGATGGTGCTGGATGTCGTCCCGGTGATCCCGCCGGAGCTTCGTCCCATGGTCCAGCTCGACGGTGGCCGCTTCGCGACCTCCGACCTGAACGACCTCTACCGTCGCGTGATCAACCGCAACAACCGCCTCCGTCGCCTGATCGACCTCGGTGCCCCCGAGATCATCGTCAACAACGAGAAGCGCATGCTGCAGGAGGCCGTCGACGCGCTGTTCGACAACGGCCGCCGTGGTCGCCCCGTCACCGGTACCGGCAACCGCGCCCTGAAGTCCCTGAGCGACATGCTCAAGGGAAAGCAGGGTCGTTTCCGCCAGAACCTGCTCGGAAAGCGCGTGGACTACTCGGGCCGTTCCGTCATCATCGTCGGACCCCAGCTCAAGCTCCACCAGTGCGGTCTGCCCAAGCAGATGGCCCTCGAGCTGTTCAAGCCGTTCGTGATCAAGCGCCTGATCGACCTCGGTCACTCGCAGAACATCAAGGCCGCCAAGCGCGCCGTCGAGCGCTACCGTCCCGAGGTCTGGGACGTGCTCGAGGAGATCATCCGCGAGCGCCCCGTGCTGCTGAACCGTGCACCCACCCTGCACCGCCTCGGCATCCAGGCGTTCGAGCCCCAGCTCGTCGAGGGCAAGGCGATCCAGCTGCACCCGCTCGTGTGCGCGGCGTTCAACGCCGACTTCGACGGTGACCAGATGGCCGTCCACCTGCCCCTGTCGGTCGAGGCCCAGGCCGAGGCGCGCGTGCTGATGCTCGCCTCGAACAACATCCTGAAGCCGTCGGACGGTCGCCCGGTGACCCTGCCCTCGCAGGACATGATCATCGGTCTGCACCACCTCACCACCCTCAAGGAGGGTGCGAAGGGCGAAGGCCGCGCGTTCGGTTCCGTGGGCGAGGCGATCCTGGCCAAGGACGAGGGCACCCTCGACCTGCAGGCCAAGGCGCGCATCCGCATCCCCGGCCTGACGTTCCTCGAGGGCCAGGCGCCCGAGGGTTACGACGTGCACGGTCTCGTCGACGCCTCGCTCGGACAGGCGATCTTCAACGACACGCTCCCCAAGGGCTACCCGTTCGTTCGCGAGCAGGCCGACAAGGGCAAGCTGTCGCAGATCGTCAACAAGCTGGCGGAGGAGTACCCCAAGGTCGAGGTCGCAGCATCGCTCGACCGGATCAAGGACGCCGGCTTCTACTGGGCCACCCGTTCGGGTGTCACGGTGGCGCTGAGCGACATCCTCACCCCGCCGAACAAGGCCGAGATCGTCGCCGGCTACGAGAAGCAGGCCGCGAAGGTCCAGGGCCAGTACGAGAAGGGTCTCACCACCGACGCCGAGCGTCGTCAGGAGCTCATCAAGATCTGGACCGAGGCCACCGACGAGGTCCAGAAGGCTATGCGGGACAACTTCCCCGCCGACAACACCATCAACCGCATGGTCTCGTCGGGCGCCCGTGGTAACTGGCTGCAGATCCGCAACATCGCGGGTATGCGAGGCCTGGTGAACAACCCCAAGGGTGAGATCATCCCGCGTCCGATCATCTCCTCGTACCGCGAGGGTCTGTCGGTCGCCGAGTACTTCATCGCGACGCACGGTGCCCGTAAGGGTCTGGCCGACACGGCTCTCCGTACGGCCGACTCGGGGTACCTCACCCGTCGTCTGGTCGACGTCTCGCAGGATGTCATCATCCGCGAGGAGGACTGCGGCACGTCGAAGGGTCTCGAGCTCCCGATCGCCGCGGCCGACTCGACCGGTTCGCTGGTCAAGGACGCCAACGTCGAGAACTCGGTGTTCGCTCGTACGCTCGCCACGGCGGTCGTCGACGCGCAGGGCACCGTGCTGGCCGAGGCCGGCGATGACGTGGGCGACGTGCTCATCGACAAGCTGGTCGCGGGTGGTGTCGAGACCATCAAGGTCCGCTCCGTCCTGACCTGCGACTCGGCGGTCGGTGTCTGCGCGAAGTGCTACGGCCGTTCGCTCGCCACCGGCAAGATCGTCGACATCGGCGAGGCCGTCGGCATCATCGCGGCCCAGTCGATCGGTGAGCCCGGTACCCAGCTGACGATGCGTACCTTCCACACCGGTGGTTCCGCCTCGGCGGACGACATCACGCAGGGTCTTCCCCGTGTGCAGGAGCTCTTCGAGGCCCGTACCCCCAAGGGTGCGTCGCCGATCGCCGAGGCCGACGGCCGCATCACGATCGACGAGACCGACAAGGCCAAGAAGGTCATCCTGACGCCCGACAACGGCGACGAGCCGGTGGTCTACCCCGTCCTGAAGCGCGCGACGCTCCTGGTCGAGGACGGCCAGCACGTCTCGGTCGGCGAGCCCCTCCAGGTCGGAACGCTCGACCCCAAGGAGGTCATGCGCGTGCAGGGTGCCCGCGAGGTGCAGAAGTACCTCGTCAACGGCGTCCAGGGCGTGTACCGCTCGCAGGGTGTGCCGATCCACGACAAGCACATCGAGGTCATCGTCCGACAGATGCTCCGCAAGGTCACTGTCGTCGATCACGCCGACACCGATCTGCTGCCCGGTGAGCTGGTGGACTTCAAGCGCTACCAGACCATCAACCGCGAGGCGGTCGGCGAGGGCAAGCGTCCCGCGTCGGGTCGTCCCGAGCTGATGGGTATCACGAAGGCGTCGCTCGCGACCGAGTCGTGGCTGTCGGCGGCATCGTTCCAGGAAACCACCCGCGTCCTGACGCAGGCGGCCATGGAGGGCAAGAGCGACCCGCTCGTCGGCCTCAAGGAGAACGTCATCATCGGAAAGCTCATCCCCGCCGGAACCGGACTTGCGAAGTACCGCAACGTCACGGTCGAGGCGACGGAAGAGGCGAAGAGCGAGCGGTACCCCAACCGCATCTTCGCTTCGGACGGCGCGTACAGCGACGCCGACCTGAGCTACGTCGACTTCGACAGCTTCTCGACGGACGACTTCACGCCCGGCACATACAACTGA